A stretch of Pseudoclavibacter chungangensis DNA encodes these proteins:
- the dprA gene encoding DNA-processing protein DprA, with protein MPTSLGEGARTGAPELHSEHELVRRVVARTAPDVDDDGIRRRELLVAWSAIAPSGDRDAAVLMRLCGADRALAAVRADDPVPRIAALVRASAGEDPIAAAELLERLPAAFRRWRDRLAPARVRDALRAARAFDVHLLVAGDPDWPPTLDDLGDHAPLTLWVRGDPSALRRTERSVAIVGSRAATPAGIATATELASGAVGAKFSVVSGGAYGIDAAAHRGALTEGETVAVMAGGVDRLYPAGNQELLRRIVERAAVVAEVPCGEAPTRSRFLERNRLIAALGTATVVVEAGKRSGAANTAGHAAALGRPLGAVPGPVKREMSEGCHELIREAGAILVRNDKDLLELATPGFVTPGRRRPSGDPAE; from the coding sequence ATGCCGACATCACTCGGGGAGGGTGCGCGGACGGGCGCACCGGAGTTGCACAGCGAGCACGAGCTCGTGCGGAGGGTGGTCGCTCGGACCGCTCCGGACGTGGACGACGACGGGATCCGGCGTCGGGAACTGCTCGTCGCGTGGTCCGCGATCGCCCCGTCCGGCGATCGGGACGCCGCGGTCCTCATGCGGCTGTGCGGGGCGGATCGTGCGCTCGCGGCGGTTCGTGCTGACGATCCCGTTCCCCGGATCGCGGCGCTCGTCCGGGCGTCGGCAGGGGAGGACCCGATCGCGGCCGCTGAACTGCTCGAGCGCCTGCCTGCCGCGTTCCGGCGTTGGCGTGATCGCCTCGCACCGGCGCGCGTGCGCGACGCGCTGCGCGCGGCACGTGCGTTCGACGTGCACCTGCTCGTCGCAGGCGATCCCGATTGGCCCCCAACGCTCGACGATCTCGGCGACCATGCGCCGCTCACGCTGTGGGTACGCGGAGATCCGTCCGCGCTCCGGCGCACCGAACGGTCCGTCGCGATCGTCGGTTCGCGCGCGGCGACGCCCGCGGGCATCGCGACGGCGACCGAACTGGCATCCGGCGCCGTGGGGGCGAAGTTCTCCGTCGTCTCCGGCGGGGCGTACGGGATCGACGCCGCCGCCCATCGTGGAGCGCTCACGGAGGGCGAGACGGTCGCCGTCATGGCGGGTGGGGTCGATCGCCTCTACCCCGCGGGGAACCAGGAGCTCCTGCGTCGCATCGTCGAGCGCGCTGCGGTCGTCGCCGAGGTGCCGTGCGGTGAAGCGCCCACGCGGTCGCGATTCCTCGAACGCAATCGCCTCATCGCGGCACTCGGGACGGCGACCGTTGTCGTCGAGGCGGGGAAGCGCTCGGGCGCGGCGAACACCGCGGGCCACGCCGCCGCACTCGGCCGCCCCCTCGGCGCCGTGCCGGGGCCCGTCAAGCGCGAGATGTCGGAGGGCTGCCACGAGCTCATACGCGAGGCCGGCGCGATCCTCGTCCGGAACGACAAGGATCTGCTCGAGCTGGCGACGCCCGGTTTCGTCACGCCGGGGCGGCGCCGCCCGAGTGGCGATCCCGCCGAGTGA
- a CDS encoding YifB family Mg chelatase-like AAA ATPase — MTTARANSIALEGLTGTLVRVEAHVADGLPAFVLIGMPDTSLGEARDRVRAALQSCGHPLPPRRVTLNLSPAPFKKHGSGFDVAIAAAVLAAAGVVDGTGLASALLIGELGLDGSVRRVPGVLPAVAAGRRAGFERILVPAACADEAGLVEGVEIVAVRSLREVAEHFGAEFDEPAPEPLPVPGRGDGAAPTGGAEGPTASATGETTRGFDGPDLADVVGNEDAVRALLIAAAGGHHLLMVGPPGAGKTMLAERLPGLLPDLGVEEAIELAALRSLRGATVDAVLDRRPPFIAPHHGASAVALLGGGSGVIRPGAVTLATGGVLFLDEAPEFPRTVLDALRQPLESGRHEVHRERSVVAFPARFQLVLAANPCPCGNAGDSDLACTCPSPVRRRYLARLSGPLLDRIDLQLTVERVSTARHLAAELDPAHEAERGTAVARDRVARARAAALERYAGRWACNGHVPGPALRARDLRLPRAVTRELDRALDRGHITMRGYDRVLRVAWTLADLDGRSTPGAVELAEALAYRAPGA; from the coding sequence GTGACGACGGCGCGGGCGAACTCGATCGCGCTCGAGGGACTCACAGGCACGCTCGTGCGGGTCGAGGCGCACGTCGCCGACGGCCTGCCCGCGTTCGTCCTCATCGGGATGCCGGACACGTCGCTCGGCGAGGCACGTGACCGTGTGCGGGCGGCGTTGCAGAGCTGTGGGCACCCGCTGCCGCCGCGGCGGGTGACGCTGAACCTGTCGCCCGCGCCGTTCAAGAAGCACGGCAGCGGATTCGACGTCGCGATCGCCGCCGCGGTCCTCGCCGCCGCGGGGGTCGTCGACGGGACTGGGCTCGCGAGCGCGCTGCTCATCGGCGAGCTGGGGCTCGACGGATCGGTCCGCCGGGTCCCGGGCGTTCTGCCCGCGGTCGCCGCGGGGCGTCGGGCGGGCTTCGAGCGGATCCTCGTGCCCGCCGCGTGTGCCGACGAGGCGGGGCTCGTCGAGGGCGTCGAGATCGTCGCGGTGCGCTCGCTGCGCGAGGTCGCCGAGCACTTCGGGGCCGAGTTCGATGAGCCGGCGCCCGAGCCGCTGCCCGTCCCGGGTCGTGGCGACGGGGCGGCTCCGACGGGCGGCGCCGAGGGCCCCACCGCGAGCGCGACGGGCGAGACGACACGCGGGTTCGACGGCCCTGATCTCGCCGATGTCGTCGGCAACGAGGACGCCGTCCGGGCGCTCCTGATCGCCGCGGCCGGTGGCCACCATCTGCTCATGGTCGGCCCACCCGGCGCGGGGAAGACGATGCTCGCCGAGCGACTGCCGGGCCTTCTCCCCGATCTCGGCGTCGAGGAGGCGATCGAGCTGGCCGCACTCCGCTCGCTGCGCGGCGCGACGGTCGATGCCGTGCTCGACCGGCGTCCGCCGTTCATCGCACCCCATCACGGTGCCTCCGCCGTGGCCCTCCTCGGCGGCGGATCGGGCGTGATCCGGCCCGGCGCCGTTACGCTCGCGACGGGCGGCGTGCTCTTCCTCGATGAGGCGCCGGAGTTCCCGCGCACCGTGCTCGACGCACTCCGGCAGCCGCTCGAATCCGGCCGGCACGAGGTGCACCGGGAGCGCTCCGTCGTCGCGTTCCCGGCGCGCTTCCAACTCGTGCTCGCGGCGAACCCCTGTCCGTGCGGCAACGCCGGTGACTCCGATCTCGCCTGCACATGCCCGAGCCCGGTCAGGCGGCGGTACCTCGCGCGACTCTCGGGCCCGCTCCTCGACCGCATCGACCTGCAGTTGACGGTCGAGCGCGTGTCCACGGCACGACACCTCGCCGCCGAACTCGACCCGGCACACGAGGCGGAACGAGGCACGGCGGTCGCCCGCGACCGCGTTGCACGGGCCCGCGCTGCCGCCCTGGAACGCTATGCGGGTCGATGGGCCTGCAACGGGCACGTTCCGGGGCCGGCCCTGCGCGCTCGCGACCTTCGACTCCCTCGCGCCGTCACACGGGAACTCGATCGTGCGCTCGATCGCGGACACATCACGATGCGCGGGTACGACCGCGTGCTCCGCGTCGCGTGGACGCTCGCCGATCTGGACGGACGTTCGACTCCCGGTGCGGTCGAACTCGCGGAGGCGCTCGCATACCGGGCACCCGGGGCCTGA
- a CDS encoding YraN family protein, with translation MSTALARAGFLAEVVGMRAKDALGRTGERTAREYLLARGHELVDANWRCREGEIDLVTFDHGMLVVTEVKTRSSTRTGDPLEAVTSIKLRRLRRLAGLWLEAHPRLARPVRIDVIGVLVQHGREPVVRHVAGVGA, from the coding sequence GTGAGCACCGCCCTCGCGCGGGCAGGCTTCCTCGCGGAGGTGGTCGGGATGCGAGCGAAGGATGCACTCGGACGGACGGGGGAGCGGACAGCGCGGGAGTACCTGCTCGCGCGCGGGCACGAGCTGGTGGATGCGAACTGGCGGTGTCGTGAGGGCGAGATCGATCTCGTCACGTTCGATCACGGCATGCTCGTCGTCACCGAGGTCAAGACGCGTTCGTCGACCCGGACGGGGGATCCGCTCGAGGCGGTGACCTCGATCAAGCTGCGGCGTCTGCGGCGGCTCGCGGGCCTGTGGCTCGAGGCGCATCCGCGCCTCGCCCGGCCCGTCCGCATCGACGTGATCGGGGTGCTGGTGCAGCACGGGCGTGAGCCGGTGGTGCGACACGTGGCGGGGGTCGGCGCATGA